The window CTGATCAGCATACAGCAGTCTCTGGAATTTGTGGTAAATTTCCGCCCGCTCTGAAGGATCAATGGTCCGGCGGGCAAGTTCAAGCAGTTTATCTGTCTCAGGGTTATTATATGAAAAAAAGTTGTAGCCCACTTTTTTCTTCCCGGTATCCGGTATCTGTGAAGAATGCCACAACATAAAGGGATCAGGGTCGATCGAAAGGTCCCAGCCAAGGATTATTGCATCGAATTTTTTTGAAAGTCCTTTGTCCAGCAGTACACTCCATTCATCGAACTGAAGATTCACCTTGACTCCGACCGCTTCCCAGGCATCCTTCAGCACTTTAGCCACCAGCTGCCTGATCGCATTGCCGTGGGTCGCCACCAGATCGAATTCAAATTTCTTCCCTCCGTTTTCCAGCACTCCGTCCTTGTCGGTATCGACCCATCCGGCCGCTTTCAGAAGTTTCCTGGCTTCATCCTGAGAAAATGCCATCACCTCCATGCTTTTGTCATAATCATCTGAGGTGATCAGGAAAGATCCGTTGCACTCTTTACCGTAACCCTGAAGAACATCGCTGATAATTCCCTGACGGTTGACGGCCATGGTCAAGGCTCGTCTGACGTTCCTGTCTGCAAAGAGCGGGTTAAGCAGGTTGTATTCCACGAAAAGGAACATCCGATTCAGGGATTTGTAGACATTGAAATTTTCTTTGAACGCAGGAGTGTCCCCCTGCTTTACCAGTTGATCCGGATTTAACCGCAAAAGATCCACTTCGCCTTTTAAAAGGGAGAGAAAAGACATCGAAGCATCTGGGATAATCCGGTATGTATAACCATCGAGACAGGGACGTCCGTTGAAATATTTTCTGTTGCTTTCCAGAACGATCTGCTCATGCTGATCCCATTTGACAAACTTAAAAGGTCCGGTACCCACTAAAGGAGGTTCTTTTTTCATGTCAGAGATTCCGTCCTCCTGGAAGATCTTTCTGGGGACTATGAAGCATCTCCAGGCAGAAAGAGCATAGGCAAACGGTTCCCTGTAAGTCACTTTCACTCTATACTTATCCAGGATTTCAACAGACTGCACCGGCTCAAAATACGGTTTGAAAAAAGATTCGGAACTGTCTTTCATGATCATCTGATAAGTGAATAAAACATCGTCTGCTGTGAATTCCGAGTTGTCGTGCCACAAAACATTCTTGCGCAGGTAAAACAGGATGGTCTGTCCGTCAGGGGAGAACTCCCAGCGTTCGGCTAGATCAGGCAGCAGTTCAAAATTTTCATTTTCTCTGACCAGTCCATTGAAAATCTTGCTCAGGATTCCGATGGAATAACCTTCGTTATAGGCCAGTGGATTCAGCAATGGCGGGTTCACACCCATGGTTTCCACCAACATATCCCCATAAACCTGCCCGTTGTCCACGCGCTGGTTTGCAACATTGGAAGAAGTAGCGGTTCCGACATTCTTCGGGCCGGGCTGGCCGCAGCCACAGAGTAAGATGTTGATTAAAAATACTGAAATCAGGCTCTTCAAGTCTTCCCCATTGTTCGATATCTGATTCTATCACAAAACTGCCGGGGATTAAAATGAGTTTTCCGATTCAGGTGTACCGGTATCAGAAGTGCAAAACTTCCTTTTTTCCCAGCTGATCAAAAAAGAATCTGATTCAGTTTGATTCAAAAAGTAATTATAGTTAATATGAATGGTAAGGAATAAATTCTTCAAACGGAGGAAAAATGAAAAATGTTGAGATGAAAGTGGATGGCGAGACCCTGACCATCACCATTGACCTGTCTAAAGATTTCGGTGCTTCCTCTTCAGGCAAAACCATAATAGTCGCCAGCTCTGAAGGGAATGTCACTGTTCCGGGCAGAGCCGAAAAAGTCGGTATCAATGTATACCGCTATCCGACGAGATAAATACTCGACGAGATAGATACTGGAAGTTTTAAAATGGCGGTTTATACCGTCATTTTTTTTATTTAAGATAGGTTTCAAGAAGTTCGGTACTGAGGCTTGCAATCCAGTTTGAATCTGGATGAGGAATGGTTTCAGCCTTAAACCACTGCTGACTGTTTTTATCAAGCAGGTAATTGTTGATTATAACAGGTTCCGTGACTTTTTCTGCCCTTTCCATGGCAATTTCTCCTTCGATCATGTTTACTCACAAATTTAATACTACCCGATTTTTCCACTGATGCAAGAATAATTTTTCGGATTGAAAAACTCACTCAAAAGGTGTATTGATATAATTAAAATCATTTAACCACTGGAGGCAGGCATGAATATAAGAAAATTCCTTGCAGTGATGGCGATTATTTTTATCAGCGATAACCTTTCCGCAACCGGTCCTTCTAATCAGGAGGACACTGCTGAGGCACCGATTACAATCATCGAATCCGAGTCTCAGCCTGTCACTGTAGAATCCATCTTATCCAGTACTGTCTCTAGTGCTTTAATTACCGATACCTCTTCAGTGAGCGCTCCGGAACAGACTGTTTCCGCCACAATTCTGAGCAGTTCTGAAATCCAGCCGGTTCCTTCCACTGCAGAAGTTACATGCGCATCTACAGTCGAGGCTTTGACCAATAGAACAGTCAAAGTCAACATCAATACCGCTCAACTCACTGATCTCTGCCGACTGCCGGGTGTTGATCCTGTTCTAGCCGCGGCGATCATCGATTACCGCACCGGTAACGGTAACTTTCTCACCCTGGATGACCTGCTCAGCGTGAAAAGAATCAATAAAGACAATTTTCTCAAATTCCGCAAGTTAATCACGCTCAGCGACCTGGACCTGGAAATCAAAATAAAAGTCGTGTCTCTCACCATTGAAGAGATGATTTTCCTGGGTGTAAATCCTGATGAAGCCAAAAGAGTGGTCTCTCATTTCAGGAAAGCAAGGAGAGACATCAGCAATTCAGAACTGGGAAGAAAATTCCCGTCAGTGCTGGAAAAACTCAGTCCGTATTTAGTGCCCTGATCAGATTCACAAAAGGCAGATCCGCAGGAGTGAAGTCATAGTCTTTCATTTCCTGTGGAAGCACCCAGCGCAGATCATTATGGACGACCGGTACAAATTCACCGATGAACGAAATTACTCTGTAAGCAAGCAGCCTGATGTCGCCGTATCCATATCTGTAAACGCTTTCGCCGAAGAAATCCCCGATCACCGACCTGATCCCGAATTCCTCGAATAATTCTCTTGCAAGACATTCCTGATGGCTCTCCCCTGTCTCAAGTTTGCCTCCAGGGAATTCCCACTTGCCTGACATGTTTTCTCCGGGAGCTCTTCGCGCTATCAGATATTTTCCATCTTTTTCAATGATCGCAGCCAGCACTGTTTTCATCTGCTTCCTCCCGCACTTTCCGGCTTTTACCGGTCAGAAAAAACTTAATTTAATATACCATAGGGATACTTGCAAAACACAAATTTCAGTATAAAATGAAATAAGAGTTTTACAACAGGCGCTTCTAATGAACATTGAAACCAAAATTCTGAACGAAGTTACTGTGATCAAGCTGATCGCGGATGAGATCACCCCTGGCGATGAAAAAACACTCCGCCAGAGTTTTGATCATTTCGCTGAACAGGGCCTGAAAAAGCTGGTCCTGAATCTGGAAAATCTCAGTTACCTGAACAGCTCAATTCTAGGATTGATTATTGGATTTTCCAAGAAAATAGTCGAGAACGGCGGAGAGCTGATCATCTGCAACCCAACCAACTTCGTAAAGAGAATACTGCACATCACTCAAATCGAAGATTTCATCGGCATTTATGGAAACGAGAGCGACGCGGTCAAAAACTGCCTGTTGTATGACATACCTGTCAAATTGAAATAACCTACAGAAGCCTCATGATTTCCCTGTGAGCAGGAATCAGGCAATTCCACCCGAACTTGTTTTTCACAGCCTCTGAAAGACCGGCCAGGCCGTCCTGTTCACCGTGAACCAGAATCAGCTGGGGTTGATTCCTGAAATTAGATAGCCACTGAATTATCTCAATCTGATCTGCATGGGCGGACAGAGTAGGAAGAAAATGTACCTGCGCGTTTACAACCACTTCTTCACGCATGATTTTGACTGTTTTTGCGCCGCCCTGAAGGCTGCGTCCCAGGGTTCCTTCTGCTTGATATCCTGTTAACAGGATATGGGCATTCTTCCGCCAGAGATTGTGTTTGAGATGATGCAGCACC is drawn from Candidatus Wallbacteria bacterium and contains these coding sequences:
- a CDS encoding peptide-binding protein, which encodes MKSLISVFLINILLCGCGQPGPKNVGTATSSNVANQRVDNGQVYGDMLVETMGVNPPLLNPLAYNEGYSIGILSKIFNGLVRENENFELLPDLAERWEFSPDGQTILFYLRKNVLWHDNSEFTADDVLFTYQMIMKDSSESFFKPYFEPVQSVEILDKYRVKVTYREPFAYALSAWRCFIVPRKIFQEDGISDMKKEPPLVGTGPFKFVKWDQHEQIVLESNRKYFNGRPCLDGYTYRIIPDASMSFLSLLKGEVDLLRLNPDQLVKQGDTPAFKENFNVYKSLNRMFLFVEYNLLNPLFADRNVRRALTMAVNRQGIISDVLQGYGKECNGSFLITSDDYDKSMEVMAFSQDEARKLLKAAGWVDTDKDGVLENGGKKFEFDLVATHGNAIRQLVAKVLKDAWEAVGVKVNLQFDEWSVLLDKGLSKKFDAIILGWDLSIDPDPFMLWHSSQIPDTGKKKVGYNFFSYNNPETDKLLELARRTIDPSERAEIYHKFQRLLYADQPVTFLFFTEDITVVNKRIHGIHENGSEIFYNLTKWYVPESQRRY
- a CDS encoding helix-hairpin-helix domain-containing protein, giving the protein MNIRKFLAVMAIIFISDNLSATGPSNQEDTAEAPITIIESESQPVTVESILSSTVSSALITDTSSVSAPEQTVSATILSSSEIQPVPSTAEVTCASTVEALTNRTVKVNINTAQLTDLCRLPGVDPVLAAAIIDYRTGNGNFLTLDDLLSVKRINKDNFLKFRKLITLSDLDLEIKIKVVSLTIEEMIFLGVNPDEAKRVVSHFRKARRDISNSELGRKFPSVLEKLSPYLVP
- a CDS encoding (deoxy)nucleoside triphosphate pyrophosphohydrolase, with the translated sequence MKTVLAAIIEKDGKYLIARRAPGENMSGKWEFPGGKLETGESHQECLARELFEEFGIRSVIGDFFGESVYRYGYGDIRLLAYRVISFIGEFVPVVHNDLRWVLPQEMKDYDFTPADLPFVNLIRALNTD
- a CDS encoding STAS domain-containing protein; this translates as MNIETKILNEVTVIKLIADEITPGDEKTLRQSFDHFAEQGLKKLVLNLENLSYLNSSILGLIIGFSKKIVENGGELIICNPTNFVKRILHITQIEDFIGIYGNESDAVKNCLLYDIPVKLK